The following coding sequences are from one Rattus norvegicus strain BN/NHsdMcwi chromosome 11, GRCr8, whole genome shotgun sequence window:
- the Ccdc188 gene encoding coiled-coil domain-containing protein 188 isoform X1 yields the protein MEGPEPLGPCGHSHTQHPPAPVSNNHGGCLNQPCQGFVRWPCLVPLQSTQSLESSRPFPAPGTGSGGPRMRGEAPGMFLSSEGEIPRQRAREPAGARQEEVEVEWDWPLHPGHEQGPPRQTAPPTSGPRPCPCPTLPPRGRATASSRQAPTQLQGGTLESAQQSFLQLEQENHSLKRQNQDLREQLGALLGPGQQFLPLCSEHSSCTALAWSPESARTRLLEDRAPVQLLRQQELCPGKESFVRQSQSELQQIRLSFERKKMAITEVWDGVAEVHMALNNQATGLLNLKKDIRGVLEQMEDIQLEILGERAQCRTQARKQQQMMEAAGLEAAAGCSAGLHSGLRVRGGPHTLRGAGATPAEPSQRLEAQGLTGSLLTPGGGRLPAFLEQKPSGPSKEARWLVLPQGLRGLTGPCLQHCGTWPLPEAAEKGGGRASPEGWACSWIYSHDTLCM from the exons ATGGAGGGGCCAGAACCCCTGGGACCCTGTGGACACTCTCACACCCAGCATCCCCCAGCCCCAGTTTCAAACAACCATGGAGGATGCCTGAATCAGCCCTGTCAGGGATTTGTAAGGTGGCCCTGTCTGGTCCCCCTTCAGTCCACTCAGTCATTAGAGTCTTCCAGACCTTTCCCAGCTCCAGGGACAGGGAGCGGGGGACCcagaatgagaggagaagcccctgGGATGTTTCTGTCAAGTGAAGGAGAGATTCCACGACAGAGAGCTCGAGAGCCAGCAGGCGCCAGACAAGAAGAGGTTGAGGTAGAGTGGGACTGGCCCCTACATCCAGGGCATGAGCAGGGGCCACCCAGGCAGACAGCACCCCCCACCTCAGGACCCAGGCCCTGCCCATGCCCAACCCTGCCTCCCAGAGGAAGGGCCACGGCTTCATCCAGACAAGCTCCCACACAGCTTCAGGGCGGGACACTAGAGTCTGCACAGCAATCCTTTCTGCAGCTGGAGCAGGAGAACCACAGTCTG AAAAGGCAGAACCAGGACCTTCGGGAGCAGCTGGGGGCCCTCCTGGGGCCAGGGCAGCAGTTCCTGCCTCTATGTTCTGAGCACTCAAGCTGTACAGCGCTGGCCTGG TCCCCCGAGTCAGCCAGGACACGGCTCCTGGAAGACAGGGCACCTGTGCAGCTGTTAAGGCAGCAGGAGCTCTGCCCAGGGAAAGAGTCTTTTGTGCGGCAGTCCCAG AGTGAGCTGCAACAGATCCGATTGTCCTTTGAGAGGAAGAAGATGGCCATTACTGAG GTGTGGGACGGTGTGGCCGAGGTACACATGGCTCTGAACAACCAGGCCACCGGGCTCCTG AACCTCAAGAAGGACATCCGAGGTGTACTAGAACAGATGGAGGACATTCAGCTGGAGATTCTGGG GGAGAGGGCCCAGTGCCGCACTCAGGCCAGGAAGCAGCAGCAAATGATGGAG GCTGCTGGCCTTGAGGCTGCTgctgggtgctctgctggcctgCACAGCGGCCTACGTGTACGTGGTGGACCCCACACCCTTCGAGGGGCTGGTGCCACCCCTGCTGAGCCGAGCCAACGTCTGGAAGCTCAGGGCCTTACTGGGTCCCTTCTTACGCCTGGAGGTGGACGACTTCCTGCCTTTCTAGAACAGAAGCCCAGTGGCCCCAGCAAGGAGGCCAGGTGGCTGGTGCTACCCCAGGGGCTCAGGGGCCTTACTGGTCCTTGCCTACAGCACTGTGGCACATGGCCCCTACCAGAAGCTGCAGAGAAGGGTGGAGGAAGGGCTAGTCCTGAGGGCTGGGCCTGCAGCTGGATATACAGTCATGACACACTTTGCATGTAA
- the Ccdc188 gene encoding coiled-coil domain-containing protein 188 isoform X2, with translation MEGPEPLGPCGHSHTQHPPAPVSNNHGGCLNQPCQGFVRWPCLVPLQSTQSLESSRPFPAPGTGSGGPRMRGEAPGMFLSSEGEIPRQRAREPAGARQEEVEVEWDWPLHPGHEQGPPRQTAPPTSGPRPCPCPTLPPRGRATASSRQAPTQLQGGTLESAQQSFLQLEQENHSLKRQNQDLREQLGALLGPGQQFLPLCSEHSSCTALAWSELQQIRLSFERKKMAITEVWDGVAEVHMALNNQATGLLNLKKDIRGVLEQMEDIQLEILGERAQCRTQARKQQQMMEAAGLEAAAGCSAGLHSGLRVRGGPHTLRGAGATPAEPSQRLEAQGLTGSLLTPGGGRLPAFLEQKPSGPSKEARWLVLPQGLRGLTGPCLQHCGTWPLPEAAEKGGGRASPEGWACSWIYSHDTLCM, from the exons ATGGAGGGGCCAGAACCCCTGGGACCCTGTGGACACTCTCACACCCAGCATCCCCCAGCCCCAGTTTCAAACAACCATGGAGGATGCCTGAATCAGCCCTGTCAGGGATTTGTAAGGTGGCCCTGTCTGGTCCCCCTTCAGTCCACTCAGTCATTAGAGTCTTCCAGACCTTTCCCAGCTCCAGGGACAGGGAGCGGGGGACCcagaatgagaggagaagcccctgGGATGTTTCTGTCAAGTGAAGGAGAGATTCCACGACAGAGAGCTCGAGAGCCAGCAGGCGCCAGACAAGAAGAGGTTGAGGTAGAGTGGGACTGGCCCCTACATCCAGGGCATGAGCAGGGGCCACCCAGGCAGACAGCACCCCCCACCTCAGGACCCAGGCCCTGCCCATGCCCAACCCTGCCTCCCAGAGGAAGGGCCACGGCTTCATCCAGACAAGCTCCCACACAGCTTCAGGGCGGGACACTAGAGTCTGCACAGCAATCCTTTCTGCAGCTGGAGCAGGAGAACCACAGTCTG AAAAGGCAGAACCAGGACCTTCGGGAGCAGCTGGGGGCCCTCCTGGGGCCAGGGCAGCAGTTCCTGCCTCTATGTTCTGAGCACTCAAGCTGTACAGCGCTGGCCTGG AGTGAGCTGCAACAGATCCGATTGTCCTTTGAGAGGAAGAAGATGGCCATTACTGAG GTGTGGGACGGTGTGGCCGAGGTACACATGGCTCTGAACAACCAGGCCACCGGGCTCCTG AACCTCAAGAAGGACATCCGAGGTGTACTAGAACAGATGGAGGACATTCAGCTGGAGATTCTGGG GGAGAGGGCCCAGTGCCGCACTCAGGCCAGGAAGCAGCAGCAAATGATGGAG GCTGCTGGCCTTGAGGCTGCTgctgggtgctctgctggcctgCACAGCGGCCTACGTGTACGTGGTGGACCCCACACCCTTCGAGGGGCTGGTGCCACCCCTGCTGAGCCGAGCCAACGTCTGGAAGCTCAGGGCCTTACTGGGTCCCTTCTTACGCCTGGAGGTGGACGACTTCCTGCCTTTCTAGAACAGAAGCCCAGTGGCCCCAGCAAGGAGGCCAGGTGGCTGGTGCTACCCCAGGGGCTCAGGGGCCTTACTGGTCCTTGCCTACAGCACTGTGGCACATGGCCCCTACCAGAAGCTGCAGAGAAGGGTGGAGGAAGGGCTAGTCCTGAGGGCTGGGCCTGCAGCTGGATATACAGTCATGACACACTTTGCATGTAA
- the Ccdc188 gene encoding coiled-coil domain-containing protein 188 isoform X3: protein MEGPEPLGPCGHSHTQHPPAPVSNNHGGCLNQPCQGFVRWPCLVPLQSTQSLESSRPFPAPGTGSGGPRMRGEAPGMFLSSEGEIPRQRAREPAGARQEEVEVEWDWPLHPGHEQGPPRQTAPPTSGPRPCPCPTLPPRGRATASSRQAPTQLQGGTLESAQQSFLQLEQENHSLKRQNQDLREQLGALLGPGQQFLPLCSEHSSCTALAWSPESARTRLLEDRAPVQLLRQQELCPGKESFVRQSQSELQQIRLSFERKKMAITEVWDGVAEVHMALNNQATGLLNLKKDIRGVLEQMEDIQLEILGERAQCRTQARKQQQMMEKGRPQLGCSEGLKGHLWLLALRLLLGALLACTAAYVYVVDPTPFEGLVPPLLSRANVWKLRALLGPFLRLEVDDFLPF, encoded by the exons ATGGAGGGGCCAGAACCCCTGGGACCCTGTGGACACTCTCACACCCAGCATCCCCCAGCCCCAGTTTCAAACAACCATGGAGGATGCCTGAATCAGCCCTGTCAGGGATTTGTAAGGTGGCCCTGTCTGGTCCCCCTTCAGTCCACTCAGTCATTAGAGTCTTCCAGACCTTTCCCAGCTCCAGGGACAGGGAGCGGGGGACCcagaatgagaggagaagcccctgGGATGTTTCTGTCAAGTGAAGGAGAGATTCCACGACAGAGAGCTCGAGAGCCAGCAGGCGCCAGACAAGAAGAGGTTGAGGTAGAGTGGGACTGGCCCCTACATCCAGGGCATGAGCAGGGGCCACCCAGGCAGACAGCACCCCCCACCTCAGGACCCAGGCCCTGCCCATGCCCAACCCTGCCTCCCAGAGGAAGGGCCACGGCTTCATCCAGACAAGCTCCCACACAGCTTCAGGGCGGGACACTAGAGTCTGCACAGCAATCCTTTCTGCAGCTGGAGCAGGAGAACCACAGTCTG AAAAGGCAGAACCAGGACCTTCGGGAGCAGCTGGGGGCCCTCCTGGGGCCAGGGCAGCAGTTCCTGCCTCTATGTTCTGAGCACTCAAGCTGTACAGCGCTGGCCTGG TCCCCCGAGTCAGCCAGGACACGGCTCCTGGAAGACAGGGCACCTGTGCAGCTGTTAAGGCAGCAGGAGCTCTGCCCAGGGAAAGAGTCTTTTGTGCGGCAGTCCCAG AGTGAGCTGCAACAGATCCGATTGTCCTTTGAGAGGAAGAAGATGGCCATTACTGAG GTGTGGGACGGTGTGGCCGAGGTACACATGGCTCTGAACAACCAGGCCACCGGGCTCCTG AACCTCAAGAAGGACATCCGAGGTGTACTAGAACAGATGGAGGACATTCAGCTGGAGATTCTGGG GGAGAGGGCCCAGTGCCGCACTCAGGCCAGGAAGCAGCAGCAAATGATGGAG AAAGGCAGGCCACAGCTGGGATGTTCGGAGGGCCTAAAGGGCCACCTCTG GCTGCTGGCCTTGAGGCTGCTgctgggtgctctgctggcctgCACAGCGGCCTACGTGTACGTGGTGGACCCCACACCCTTCGAGGGGCTGGTGCCACCCCTGCTGAGCCGAGCCAACGTCTGGAAGCTCAGGGCCTTACTGGGTCCCTTCTTACGCCTGGAGGTGGACGACTTCCTGCCTTTCTAG
- the Ccdc188 gene encoding coiled-coil domain-containing protein 188 isoform X4 codes for MEGPEPLGPCGHSHTQHPPAPVSNNHGGCLNQPCQGFVRWPCLVPLQSTQSLESSRPFPAPGTGSGGPRMRGEAPGMFLSSEGEIPRQRAREPAGARQEEVEVEWDWPLHPGHEQGPPRQTAPPTSGPRPCPCPTLPPRGRATASSRQAPTQLQGGTLESAQQSFLQLEQENHSLKRQNQDLREQLGALLGPGQQFLPLCSEHSSCTALAWSELQQIRLSFERKKMAITEVWDGVAEVHMALNNQATGLLNLKKDIRGVLEQMEDIQLEILGERAQCRTQARKQQQMMEKGRPQLGCSEGLKGHLWLLALRLLLGALLACTAAYVYVVDPTPFEGLVPPLLSRANVWKLRALLGPFLRLEVDDFLPF; via the exons ATGGAGGGGCCAGAACCCCTGGGACCCTGTGGACACTCTCACACCCAGCATCCCCCAGCCCCAGTTTCAAACAACCATGGAGGATGCCTGAATCAGCCCTGTCAGGGATTTGTAAGGTGGCCCTGTCTGGTCCCCCTTCAGTCCACTCAGTCATTAGAGTCTTCCAGACCTTTCCCAGCTCCAGGGACAGGGAGCGGGGGACCcagaatgagaggagaagcccctgGGATGTTTCTGTCAAGTGAAGGAGAGATTCCACGACAGAGAGCTCGAGAGCCAGCAGGCGCCAGACAAGAAGAGGTTGAGGTAGAGTGGGACTGGCCCCTACATCCAGGGCATGAGCAGGGGCCACCCAGGCAGACAGCACCCCCCACCTCAGGACCCAGGCCCTGCCCATGCCCAACCCTGCCTCCCAGAGGAAGGGCCACGGCTTCATCCAGACAAGCTCCCACACAGCTTCAGGGCGGGACACTAGAGTCTGCACAGCAATCCTTTCTGCAGCTGGAGCAGGAGAACCACAGTCTG AAAAGGCAGAACCAGGACCTTCGGGAGCAGCTGGGGGCCCTCCTGGGGCCAGGGCAGCAGTTCCTGCCTCTATGTTCTGAGCACTCAAGCTGTACAGCGCTGGCCTGG AGTGAGCTGCAACAGATCCGATTGTCCTTTGAGAGGAAGAAGATGGCCATTACTGAG GTGTGGGACGGTGTGGCCGAGGTACACATGGCTCTGAACAACCAGGCCACCGGGCTCCTG AACCTCAAGAAGGACATCCGAGGTGTACTAGAACAGATGGAGGACATTCAGCTGGAGATTCTGGG GGAGAGGGCCCAGTGCCGCACTCAGGCCAGGAAGCAGCAGCAAATGATGGAG AAAGGCAGGCCACAGCTGGGATGTTCGGAGGGCCTAAAGGGCCACCTCTG GCTGCTGGCCTTGAGGCTGCTgctgggtgctctgctggcctgCACAGCGGCCTACGTGTACGTGGTGGACCCCACACCCTTCGAGGGGCTGGTGCCACCCCTGCTGAGCCGAGCCAACGTCTGGAAGCTCAGGGCCTTACTGGGTCCCTTCTTACGCCTGGAGGTGGACGACTTCCTGCCTTTCTAG